tcccccagccctcccatCCCGGCCAGGGCCTGACAGTGACCCCGCACGGCTGAGAACCCCGCAGCCGGGGGTCGCTCGCTGCTCCGGGACTCCCCGCGGTGCACAAACTGTCCCGGGGACCGAACCCCGGCTTCCACCCCTCGGGGGTCGCGCGCACCAAGTGCCGGTCCCGGGCTCGGGAACCACAGTCTCCAGGCCGCCGGGCGCTCTTTGGCGTACGACCCCAGCCTTCCCGGGGTAGAACGGCGTTGCCCCTCGCTCTCGGCTCCCGGGAGCGGGGCTGCCGCGCCCTTCCTCCGCGGGCTCCCACCCCCGTGCCCGGGGTCTCCTCCCTCTCGCCTGCACCTTCCCGCgctccctccccgccctccccgccgCCTGCCCGCGCTCACCTGGTTGTTTTTGCAGAGATCGGCCCACATGCTGGTGCCATCCCCTCCGCGCATCAGGACGTGGTAGGTGAAGAAGTAGATGCCCGGGATGGAGCAGGTGAACTTGCCCGTGGTGGGATCGTAGTGGTTACCGAGGTTGGTGACCACGTCGTCGAACTTGAGCACCTCGTAGCCTTCGTGCTGCCGCTTGAGGCCGGCGTAGAAGGCGATCTTGGGCACCGTGCTGTAGGTGGCGGCGCTGATGGCCCCGGCCGCGTTCAGGCCGGGCGCCCCGGGAGGGCCCGGCAGGCCTTGGCGGCCGGGCTCGCCCTTCTCGCCCGGCGGGCCCGCGGGGCCCGGCGGCCCGGGCTCACCGGGGGGCCCCCGCGGGCCCGCCTTCCCGGGCCTGCCTGCCTCGCCTTTGGGGCCCTGGATGAAGGTGGGCAGGGACTGCATGAGGCCGCGGTCGGGCGTGGCGGCCGTGCTGGGCGCCTTGGTGCCCCCGTAAGGGTCGCAGACCATGCGGCAGGTGCCCAGCATCTCGTAGTGCGCCGACGTGCCGGCCGAGCTCACCAGCACCGGGATGAGAACGACCAGCAGAagcaccatcaccacccccagcGCCCCGGCGGCGATCAGGCGCCTCCTGCTGCCCACCAGCCGGCTCAGCGCGGGGCGATCCTCTTGTCTGCTTTTGGACAAAATTTTGAAGGTTGGGCGGGGACCTCCTCAGAGCCGAAAACAGCCCCCTGCGAACCCCGAGTCCCCTGGGCGGGCGCGCGCGCCGGCCGCTCCTCGCCTGCTCTCGCTCCCCCCCAGCCGAGGCTGCGGCTGGGGAGGGAGCTCGGACGCCCGGCGACTTGCGCGCAAGTCCccgagcagggggtggggtgcgCGGGGCGCCCTCTCGCCGCCCGCGAGCCCCTTCGCACCTGTGGCTGCCGCCGGCGCCGGCGCGGCCCCCGGGAGGGCAGAGCCGCCGCAGCCCCTCGCGCTCGCCGGGGCCGCTCACACTTTTCCGCCGCCGCCCGCGATCGACTTTGCCGGTTTTGCCGACTGCGCCAGTTCGCACCAACTTTCCGTCTGAAGTTGCCTTTTTCTGCCTCCTCTTCTTTCGCTCGCTGGGATCGCCCTCCtcctgctttttttgtttttgttttcttcttttcctcctcggCAACCACCAGAACTCTAATAGATGCGCATCCCGCAAACCCCGCGCCGGGCGTGCGAGCTCAGGCCAGGCGCCCCCCGGGGGCGCGGAGCGGCGGCGCTGGGCACCGGCGACTCGGGGAGGCTCCGGGCTGGAGCGGAGGGGCTGGCGGGCAGCGGCGAGCGCCTCACCGCCGGGAGCGGAGCGAGAGAGAGACTGAACGCAGAATTCTGCCTGGGTACCACCTGCCAGGAGAAGAGGAGGCTGACAAACGCGCGCCGGAGCAATTTATAGGCACCCAAGGCGCAGAGGAAGGGGAGCCGCTTTGGCATCTCATTGCGGCATCTGCTCTTCTCATCCCACTCAAAGGGAGTTTGGCATTACTCTGACAATGTGGGATTTTTCCCCCCCTCGGCCTcgcttctccccccaccctctgcaCATGGATGAACAGTGAGATTCTGAATACTCCCTTGCTGAGCCCAGCCGATGGCGACGCTCTCGCTggacagatgggggtggggagtgagacAGACGTGCTGTAGCCTTCAGCACTCAAGAGTCACACCTAAGTCCCCTGTTTCCCCACTGCCTGCAGCCCCAGTCGGAGGGTGCAGTTGAAGGTTGAAAGGAGGGTGGCTGGGTCGacagcatttctctaatggctcACCCACCATCAGCGTTTCAGGTGTTTGTTCAAAATGCCACTTTTAACATAAGGAGAGCCCTCTAGAATTTTCCAGATggtagatgtgattttttttttttaaccttatggTTTTCCTCACCAGCCttccaaaatgaaataagatgTTTCCCAGAGAACAGTAAGGTGTGTTGAAGAGACAAAGGCCGCTTCTCAATGATTTAAATGAACGTGCCCACCGCATCAAAGCGGGGAAGGGCTGCTTCTTTCTACTAACGCTGCAGATGGTGGGTGTATACATACGAACACTTATTTACAGGCTTACAATTCTAGCAGCCTTTCAGGAGATTCAGCCACTGACCTAAGCTGCATTCACTTAAAGGTGCCACAGGCATGAGAAATAGGCACTTGTCAAGATGCCTTCAAAAGTCTTCAGATAAAGCAAGCAGCTTTCACCAAAGTACTGAGCAAGATATTTTCCTAAGGTATAGAAAGAGTCCTGTAAGTTTAGGAGCGTATCTCCCGCGTGtgtcttgggggagggggaa
Above is a genomic segment from Tursiops truncatus isolate mTurTru1 chromosome 2, mTurTru1.mat.Y, whole genome shotgun sequence containing:
- the C1QL3 gene encoding complement C1q-like protein 3; this encodes MVLLLVVLIPVLVSSAGTSAHYEMLGTCRMVCDPYGGTKAPSTAATPDRGLMQSLPTFIQGPKGEAGRPGKAGPRGPPGEPGPPGPAGPPGEKGEPGRQGLPGPPGAPGLNAAGAISAATYSTVPKIAFYAGLKRQHEGYEVLKFDDVVTNLGNHYDPTTGKFTCSIPGIYFFTYHVLMRGGDGTSMWADLCKNNQVRASAIAQDADQNYDYASNSVVLHLEPGDEVYIKLDGGKAHGGNNNKYSTFSGFIIYAD